The following proteins are co-located in the Vigna angularis cultivar LongXiaoDou No.4 chromosome 2, ASM1680809v1, whole genome shotgun sequence genome:
- the LOC108327797 gene encoding subtilisin-like protease Glyma18g48580: MGSSIFLLRLILTSFLLFTFFLETVHGTRKSYIVYLGAHSHGSSPTSVDLQTATFSHYHLLASTLGSEEKAKEAVIYSYNKHINGFAAMLEEEEAADIGKNPNVVSVFLSKKHELHTTRSWEFLGLQRNGKNSAWQKGSFGENTIIANIDTGVWPESESFSDKGYGPVPSKWRGGNVCQINKLPRSKANLCNRKLIGARFFNKAFQAYNGELVPSLQTARDFMGHGTHTLSTAGGNFVRGASVFAVGNGTAKGGSPRARVAAYKVCWSLTDPAGCYGADVLAAIDQAIDDGVDVINLSVGGSYVVTPEGIFTDEVSIGAFHAISRNIVVVASAGNNGPTPGSVVNVAPWVFTIAASTIDRDFSSNLTINNNQQIEGASLFVNLPPNQAFSLILSTDAKLANATFRDAQLCRRGTLDPAKVKGKIVRCIRDGKIKSVAEGNEALSSGAQGMILGNQKQNGKTTFGEPHVLSTVGTNDDHAGGQSDFFLTATDPIESGATIRMSPARTLFGRKPAPVMASFSSRGPNKIQPSILKPDVTAPGVNILAAYSEFASASTLLTDKRRGFKFNVLQGTSMSCPHVAGIAGLLKTRYPSWSPAAIKSAIMTTATTRDNINRPIQDAFAKTLATPFAYGSGHVQPDLAIDPGLVYDLGLTDYLNFLCASGYDQQLISALNFNRTFICSGTHSVTDLNYPSITLPNLGLKAVTITRTVTNVGTPSTYTATAQLPGYNIAVVPNSLTFNKIGEKKTFKVTVHASSVTKRRTYQFGELRWTDGKHIVRSPITVKRR, translated from the exons ATGGGCAGCTCCATTTTTCTCCTCCGCCTTATACTTacctcctttcttcttttcacttTCTTCCTCGAAACAGTTCATGGCACCAGAAAG AGTTACATTGTATACTTGGGAGCACACTCTCATGGTTCCAGCCCTACTTCTGTTGACCTCCAAACTGCTACTTTTTCTCATTATCATTTACTAGCTTCAACCCTCGGAAG TGAAGAGAAAGCGAAAGAGGCAGTTATTTACTCATACAACAAACACATAAATGGGTTTGCAGCAATGCTGGAAGAGGAAGAAGCAGCAGATATTGGCA AAAACCCTAACGTGGTGTCAGTGTTCTTGAGCAAAAAACATGAACTGCATACTACCCGCTCATGGGAATTTCTTGGACTACAGAGAAATGGTAAGAACTCTGCATGGCAGAAGGGAAGCTTTGGTGAAAATACAATAATTGCAAACATCGACACTG GTGTTTGGCCAGAGTCCGAGAGCTTCAGTGATAAAGGATATGGTCCTGTTCCCTCCAAATGGCGTGGGGGTAATGTTTGTCAGATTAACAAACTTCCACGCTCTAAGGCAAATCTATGCAACAg AAAGCTGATAGGAGCAAGATTCTTCAACAAAGCTTTCCAGGCTTACAATGGCGAACTTGTTCCATCGCTGCAAACAGCGCGTGATTTCATGGGGCACGGGACCCACACTCTATCAACCGCTGGGGGCAATTTCGTCCGAGGCGCAAGCGTATTTGCGGTGGGCAACGGCACCGCAAAGGGTGGGTCCCCTAGAGCACGAGTTGCAGCGTACAAAGTGTGTTGGTCTCTGACGGACCCTGCCGGTTGTTACGGCGCCGACGTGTTGGCTGCTATCGACCAAGCCATCGATGACGGCGTTGATGTCATCAATCTTTCAGTTGGTGGCAGTTACGTGGTGACCCCCGAAGGAATATTCACCGACGAAGTTTCCATCGGAGCCTTCCATGCCATTTCTAGAAATATCGTGGTAGTTGCCTCTGCCGGAAATAATGGACCAACACCTGGCTCTGTGGTCAATGTGGCTCCTTGGGTCTTCACCATCGCTGCTAGCACCATAGACAGAGATTTCAGCAGCAATTTAACCATTAACAACAATCAGCAAATCGAG GGAGCGAGTCTTTTTGTAAACTTGCCACCGAATCAGGCCTTTTCTCTGATCCTGTCCACAGATGCTAAACTTGCCAATGCAACATTTCGAGACGC TCAACTGTGTAGGCGTGGAACACTTGATCCTGCAAAAGTAAAGGGCAAAATAGTGCGTTGTATTCGAGATGGAAAGATAAAATCAGTTGCTGAGGGTAATGAAGCTCTTTCTTCAGGCGCACAGGGAATGATTTTGGGCAatcaaaagcaaaatggaaaaACAACTTTTGGCGAGCCTCATGTTCTCTCCACTGTGGGAACAAATGATGACCATGCAGGAGGACAGTCTGATTTTTTCTTAACTGCAAC GGACCCTATAGAATCAGGTGCTACCATAAGAATGTCCCCAGCAAGGACGTTATTTGGAAGAAAGCCAGCTCCAGTTATGGCTTCATTCTCATCTCGAGGACCCAATAAGATTCAACCATCAATACTCAAG CCCGATGTGACTGCACCTGGTGTGAACATACTTGCTGCCTACTCAGAATTCGCAAGTGCATCAACCTTGCTAACAGACAAACGTCGTGGGTTTAAATTCAATGTATTGCAAGGAACTTCTATGTCTTGCCCTCATGTTGCTGGCATCGCTGGACTTCTCAAAACACGTTATCCTAGTTGGAGTCCTGCTGCTATAAAATCAGCAATCATGACCACAG CAACCACACGAGACAACATAAACAGGCCAATACAGGATGCGTTTGCTAAAACACTGGCAACTCCCTTTGCTTATGGTTCAGGACATGTTCAACCTGACCTTGCCATAGATCCCGGCCTCGTTTACGATCTAGGCCTCACTGATTACTTGAACTTCTTATGCGCTTCTGGATACGACCAACAACTCATTTCTGCTCTCAATTTCAATAGAACTTTCATTTGTTCAGGCACTCACAGTGTGACAGATTTGAACTACCCTTCAATCACATTGCCAAATCTAGGCTTAAAAGCCGTAACCATTACTCGCACGGTAACGAATGTTGGAACACCAAGCACATACACTGCAACTGCCCAACTACCTGGATATAACATTGCCGTCGTGCCAAATTCCTTGACTTTCAATAAAATTGGTGAAAAGAAGACGTTCAAGGTGACTGTGCACGCAAGCAGTGTAACTAAGCGGAGAACTTATCAATTTGGAGAATTGCGATGGACAGATGGAAAACATATAGTAAGGAGTCCTATTACAGTAAAGCGCAGATGA